AGTCTCAATTCAGGACAGAGAGGTGAGGGCAGCAAGAAAGTTTTCATTTAATTGGCGCTGGTATAGATGGCTTCCCATCCCTGGGGACACTCAGTTGCACCtctgtgacggggggggggggggggggggatgtgctTTTCTCATGCTGGCTGTTCCAGTTTTGGGAGGTCCATTCTACACAGAATCTGTAGGAAGCCTCACTGCTTCCTGTTTTCTTTGAGAATGATTTATATACCTCCAGACAGCCAGGCTGTGGGCCTGTGCTCAGAGTGTTAGGTGCATGGGGCTGTCACAGTCAACAACATTAACACATCAGAAACGGAGGAGAAATCCCAAACCAAAGGGCCACAAATGAAATTCTCAATAAGATGGAGAAGGCTGTCTACCAAGTGAAGTGCTAGTTCCCCATGTATATTGTCAGAGACCATTTCATTGCTCTTCATGCTTTATGAAGGGTAAAAGGGTTTGGGTGATTGGAACCGTTAAGGGGAGGGGATCTGTAATAAGGAAATCTTTACAGAGCACTGGAGTATGAGTCCCACATTTTCCTAAAGTAGGGAAAGAGGTGTCTGCCTCGCACCTCACACTCCGGGAGGGAGCTTCCACAGCTCTACATGTGAGGCTAACCACGTAGCAGGGGATGTGGGGTCGGCACATCTCAACGGCCAAGAGGCTTCCCACACATGCTGAGGAAGGGCCAGCCTTCGGCTTGGAATGAACTTACTCTAATGACTGGGAACCTGTGGCCCAGGAAACTAGTCCAGCCTTGAgtcacttctctctctcctttcttccctctagTTTATTACTTTCCTGTTAATTGCCTGTGGTCTATTCAACATCTCTTTGTCCCTGTTTTTGTCTCCTGGTGTCTGCCTCTCTCAGCATCTGTTCTGTCATGTCCCTAATGTTTTGATTCCTGCCTTGACATGGGCACCGCGGCCCCCACACTGTGAGCAGAGATGTGCCATGTGTACTGTAGGATGTGTGTCCAGAATGGAGGAAAACATACttgatatatatgtttttacCTGCACAAGTGGAATGCTTATCTCTGagccaaaattttcatttctgatttatggTGATTTGCTTACAACCAGAACTGCTGACAGAAAGGGGTACCCCCACACTTGAACGGTTATATTTCAACAGAACAAAGTTGGTGGTTCCTGATTCAGAATTGAACACTCTTCAAACATTTAAGTCCAGGGAAAGTTTTATCAGCTTTCCCACATAAAAATTCTTTCCCAAGTGATTTAATTTTCGGGGTGATTTCCCCAAACATCTGCAAACCTACAGCATTAGTTTCAGAATTTCCATCTCCGAGTGCTCTTCGTAGGGAAACAGCTTCTGGTTGTGGCGAGGCGCCGCTTCCCATGAGATCCCAGCCTTCCCTGGAAACAGAACATATGTGTCTCAGGATGGTGGGGTCTGGGGACAGGATGTCGCCTGTCAGTGCAGGGCTGCCGGACGGGCCTGGGGGTGGAGAGTTGGGGAGGGTACAGGTTTTCAAGCCCCATCCAGACATCTGGAGTCAGCCTCTGGGAGCAGGACCAGGAATCATGTTTTTGAACACTTCATGACAGCCAGGTTTGCTGTCTCTGCCCATCGGCCATGCCCATCCCCAGAAGGTCATGGCCTGTCTGGGTTCCCTGTAGCTCTGCACCTGTCCTACACCTCATCGGGTGCAGCCAAGACCTGAACCCGCTCTGCCTGACTGGTCAGCACGTGCCTCCTCACAAAGGCTGACACAAATCTGAAGGGGCAGCCGTCCTCTTCATGAGCACAGATGTCTGAACAGCCATTGGTGAGGTTCATTTTGtaagttttattttgaatgaaaaattaatatttaaaaaggaaaagaaaggaaataaaagtgcaGAAGCATCTATGATCCTGCTGTCCAAGTATAACAACTGTTAAGTAGTGTCTATTCCAGATTTCCCCCACGTGAATAGTAATATAAaggtgattattttttaaaataaaattggcttATACTATTTATGCTGTTTGGTACTTcgctttcttcatttaaaatatattgtagatTTTGATGGTTACCAgacgggaggggggtgggggataggtgaaaatggtgaagggactgagaaCTACACATTggtagtcatggagatgtaaaatacagcagaggatatagtcaattatattgtaataactatggtattagatggttactagatttattggcgtcatcactttttttttaaaaatttattattgggGGACGGGGGTCACAAGATGGTGCGTGGTTTACTGCCCAGGGAATTGCCGGCATCATCACTTTTTAAGTtacataaatatctaatcacagggttatacacctaaaactaatatgtcaactgtaaattaaaaatattaaaaaatacatactgtAGATACTTTTCTCCATAAGTCCCATCTCCAGAAGGACTTGATTCTTTTCGAGGCTCACAGTACTCTGCCAAGAGGACATGGGCACGTGTGGGTGGGTGTTCGGGTGGTCTCTGTGTTTGTCAGCAGAGGCTGCTGCAGGTGGGGCTTTGCTGGGGGAGGGTGTTGGGGCAAATAGGTCCTGCACTGTTGTCAGGTTCCGAGTTAGAAGGCCTGGTTGGGCCTGGCAGGTGGTGGGAACTGCAGGgcagtgggtgtggggtgggagatTAGGGGTGGAGAGCAGGAGTTACTTAGCCTCCATAGACCCATGTTTCCATGGGCAACAGAGGATGACACCCCTCCAGCTGCTAGAGAGGCTGGCACATGTCAGGTTTGGGGACAGTGCCTGGTCCGCAGCAATGCCAATTCAGGGCTATAAATGGCAGACTCTCTCCCTTCTGAAAGTCACCCCTTGTTCTTCCATTTACTGTGCGTTTAATCCAGTAATAGCAGCTCCCGTTTTCCTGGGCGTTCCTGTGAGTCAGGCCCTGCTCCACCTCAGGTGGATGTTTCCACTGTATAGATGCCCTGGAGGCAGTGCCAGCTCAGCTCCACCAGGGCGGGTGTTGGAACCAACTCTAGAGCCTGTGCCTGACGGCAATGTGGTCTGAACTTCGTCTACCCTAACACCACTGGCATCCGCCAACCCGTCCACTTTACAGCCAATGAAACCTGCCCTAACCACatggcagggctgctggccccAGCCCTCCAGGATCACGGTGTGTGCTATCTCTGTCCCCCGGAGCCCGCTCTCCCGTCTCCTCTGCTGACTTCAGGGCGGGAGTTATCGCCTAGCCCAGCTTCTGATTTGTCGCTGGGGCCCCATTCTTCCACTTCCCTGGTTTCTGCCTCACTGGAGTCCTGTGTGGGGCCAGCACAGTGGCCCCTGCAGGCTGGACGGCCTCGCAGCCTGTCCTGGGCTCACCTAGCTCAGTGGTGAACAGCCGGCATGTCTCTGGGTTGCGGATGGTGAAGGCAATGTAGGCGTCAGGAGCCTGCCGGTCCTTCTGGCAAGCAGAGAGTGTCTGCAGGACCCTGACCAGCGAGAGGACAGTGTCTGGGCAGTACAGCACATCTGCAATGAAAAACCCTGGGTCACTAACAGAGACTCCCTCTAGGATTCAGGACCCCAGAATGGAGAGTGCTAGGTTGTGCCAACCTTGGTAGCAGGTCAAGGGGCAGGAAAACAGCAGTTCTATTAGATGGAAAGAAAGTTATGtatgtataaaaagaaaatccttaGGAGAATAAAAGCTGCTGAAAGACAAGGCAACAACTGAAAAATATCAAGGACTCACTGttgttccttaaaaaaaaaataaaaaaaaaatcaattctttaATAAAGCAAACCTGAGTCTGCTTCAGACTTCTTGCATCTTTGCTCTCTGCAGGGTGGGGACCACCTCGCTCCGGCCTGACAGCCAGGCTTACAGGGATGGTGCCACCTTGGGGTGTGCTGCTTGGGCTCTGCGCTCCGGCCACTGTGTGCCTATGGGTCTCAGGGCTGTGGCCCAGGACCAGAGGTATAGACAGCTCTGTCAGCCACGGGTTGAGGTGAGCTTGGCAGAGAATAAGGGGTCTGTTGGTGGCCAAGCCAAATGTCCCTTCTCTCAAGGAACCTGTCCTTGCACTAGAAGCGGGGGGTCCCCTCTGTGGGGACTCGTCTCCGAAAGACACGGTGTGCATCTGGGATAGAAACATGCAGGAGCTCTTCTCAGGGCCACACAGACCTGTGGCGATGGCACCGAGCACAGGGAAGCCAGCGCTGACAGAGGGGGGGGTACTCAGAGCGCCTTCCCTGACTCAGACTCCACTATGGTTGGACGGTGAGCCCCTGGGTTCCCGTGACACACAGGGGACTCGGACAGTCCTGGGAATACTGTGCTGTTCCTGTGGCCCTGAAAGGACAAGGCTGCCACAGCCATTTCCCACCCCCGCTGCCTGAAGATGGGGCTGCTCTCACTACTTGACTTAGGTTCCAGATGGCAACTGAGTGGCCTCCCTCAGGCTCTGGAGAGGGACACAAAGGCCGGGCTAATAGGTCAGACCACCCTGGTGCCCTGGGGCCTGCTCTGCTCATCCCAGGCCCTGCGGGCAAGAGCCAGGTTCATTTATCTGCTAGAACCACTACAAGGGGAATGCGAGTAGCCACTTGATCAAACAGGCGCATGTGGCTTTAGGGCACCCCAGAGGCACACCCTGTGCTTTGATGTCACTCTGGAGGCTCACAGTGACCCTTCCAGACATCTCATCCATCTGTACCTCCCTGACCCTGCAGAGTCCATGGTCCCCTTCCCTAAATTGAGAGTGGGTGGAGCCACGGGGAAGCCACAGGGGGCTGAATGGCACCTGCTGCGATGATGACGTCTGGCTGGAAGGCAGCGAGCTGAGGGGCCGTCACGATGTCCCAGTCCAGCTGTGCCACCGTCACCCTGGGGCTCTCTGTGTTGCGGGTGCTGTGTCCTGGGTGCTGCGCAGGGGCGGTGGCATCTGACTCTAACAGGAGGCCATTGAGAAGGATGTTCCCTCGGAGCTGCTCAAGGACAAGGCTGTGACAGTCACTGAAGATGTATGCTCTAGGATGGCACATCTTGCAAATGGCCAGGCCTGTGAGGCCGGCTCCACTGCCGAGCTCTAAGACAGTCCTGAGTGGGAGAGGGGGACACGTGTTTGAAATCGTGCTGGGGAAAACTCGCCTTGGTAccctgcctgccctgtgccccgGGGTCACCTGTGAGTGAAAGCCGCTGGGTTCTCTATGGCCCATTCTGCAAGGTAGAGTGCAGCATTCCACGTGACCAGGCCGGTGGTGCCATGGGATATGATGGCTGAGCTCTCAGAAAGTGTGACTGAGTCCCCGGAAGGCTGGATGGAGACAGGTAGAGAGATAATCCAGCTACCAGAAGACAATAAGCTGgcgttaaagagaaaaaaatcacagcagGTGGATGGCTAAATAAACTGGTATGCCCATGCCATGGAATAccacacagcaataaaaaagaacaaattgttGACACATGCACCAACCTGGATGGATTGCAAGGGCgttatgctgaatgaaaaaaaCCAATCTCAGAAGGtcacatactgtgtgattccacttatctAACATTCTCAAATTACAGAGTTGTGGAGACGGAGAAACAGATCAGTGACGGGGCTGCCTGGGTAGGAATGGGGACTAGCCATGGGTGTGACTATGAAGGGGTGGCCTGAGGGAGGTCTTTGCCGTGACAGAACAGTTCCGTGTCTTGACTGTGGTGGTGCCTGTGCAGTCCCCACATGTGGTGGATGACACAGAATTACACACACACCGTGCCATGTCATTGTCCTGGCTGTGATGCTGTGAGTGCCAGGTGTTTCCGCTGGGGGACACTGGGGAAAGGGCACGTGGGCCTCCCTGTACGATTTTTGCAGCTTTCTGTGAAGCTATagttttctataataataaaagcgtaatatgctaatcagatcagatgtccttccggacgaagccagggctgggagggtggagccccttgcacgagtttcatgcatcaggcctctagttaataaataaaagttacacCTCTCTGGTACCATGAGCTATATGTGAACAGTCTCAGTGTGTGCGGCTTCCTGAGTTCAACCTGACATCTGGGGCTGGGGGAGTCTCTGGCCTTTGGAGTTTCCTGTCATTTCCATCCCCACAGCAGGTGGGGACCCCATGCTTGGCTTACTGGCATGTGTTTCATGGAACATCCAGTCCTGTAACATGTTCTCCAACCTGGGGCTGCTGAGAATGACACCCCAAGATGCATCACCCACTCTCAGTCTTCTATTaagactgggggtggggaagggaggtctGCTTCAGATAGATTGGTCAGAGATAGCTTTTTTGAGGGGGTGACATATGACCTGAGATGTGGGTGAAAAGGAGAAGTGAGACACGTGAGGTTCTTGGGGGAGAGTATTCTAGGcagagcaagtgcaaaggccctgaggcagcatTGCAGTTAGTGAGttcaaggaagagaaagaagaccagggggctggggctcagggaaAGCAGAAGGTACTAGACAAGAGAGAAAGGCTGGGGCAGGGCATGCGGGACTCATAGGCCACCTAAGGAATTAGGATTGAGTGATGGTGCAAAGGGAAGCCACTGGTGGGTTCTGAACAGGTAAGTGACATGACTGGATTTACCTCAAATCAGGGGGATCACTCAGGGGAATTTGGGGAAGATGGCTGCAGAGTGCTTTTGAATCTTCCTGAATCGCTACATCAAGAGCAGACAGAGCAGTGAGATAGGGACAACATTTACAACAAAGTTTCTATCTCTGTGAGCCTGAAAATATCAACAGATGAGGGGAAACCACAGGCATAACCCTCATGCTCACTGTGTCTGTGGAGACAGAAGAGGGAAGCAATGGGGCATGCGGCTGACCTGAGGACAGGAGAACCCAGGCATTCATCGGGATGCAGGGGCCGGCCAAGAACAGCAAGAACACCTAGGAGGAAACTTGACCATCCGAGGTGGTCAAGGACTACACGAAGGAATatgagaatgaaaacaaaacaaaactagataaagttaagagaaaaaggaggtgaaatgaagtgatttttaaaaatagaaaagaagtcCGGCtgatgtgcctcagtggttgagtttcgacatatgaaccaggaggtcatagtttgattcctggtcagggcacatacttgagttgcaggctcggtccccagtgtggggcgtacaggaggcagccaatcaatgattctctctcatcattgatgtttctttctctctcccttactctctgaaatcaatataaataaatttaagccctagctggttttgctcagtggatagaacattggacTGCAGTCCTGGGTTCGCTTCTGTTCAagggtaccttggttgcaggctcttccctggcctggggccctggtcaaggcttgtgcaggaggcaaccaattgatatgtttctctcacattaatgattctctctgtctttccctctctcttccactctccctaaaaatcattggaaaaatatcccctggtgaggattaacaacaacaaatatatgtgtgtgtgtgtgtgtgtgtgtgtgtgtgtgtattcctccccccaaaataaaaaaataaactaagaaagaGATTGCTATGGGATGAACTGTGTTGCCCCCCCTTCACCTCccaattcatatgctgaagtcctaaccccccaGCACctctgaatgtgaccttatttggagacgGGGTCTTTACAGAGGGAATCAAGTTCAAATAAGGTCCTGACTGCATCCTTATATGAAGAGGATATCAGGACATTGAAACACCACAAGGAATGATGCTgtgaagagacagagaggagacagCCACCTGCAAGCCGAGGAGTGGCTGGATACAGCCTTCCCTGCAGCCCTGCTAACACCCTGACCGTGGAGCtatagcttccagaactgtgaggtgatacatttcttttgtttaagcTACATGTTTTAAGgtactttttaatgaaaaacaaaagcaaagaacaagtactaaaaaattattaagaaagcattcctgaaaaaacaaaatgatttgaaATAACACTGAAGGATACAAACATTGCTCCTGGGATCACCAGGCCCCAATAATCAACCCAAGACACATTCTAGTAAAATGACTGAACTTTAAAGAAAGAAGACCCTATGCCC
This is a stretch of genomic DNA from Myotis daubentonii chromosome 4, mMyoDau2.1, whole genome shotgun sequence. It encodes these proteins:
- the EEF2KMT gene encoding protein-lysine N-methyltransferase EEF2KMT isoform X8 → MAPEESVEASRLLQSFERRFLAARALRSFPWQSLEEKLRDSGSELLLDILQKTVKHPLCVKHPPSVTYARCFLSELIRKHEAAHEEPLDELYEALAEILTAEEPTQCHRSYLLPSGDSVTLSESSAIISHGTTGLVTWNAALYLAEWAIENPAAFTHRTVLELGSGAGLTGLAICKMCHPRAYIFSDCHSLVLEQLRGNILLNGLLLESDATAPAQHPGHSTRNTESPRVTVAQLDWDIVTAPQLAAFQPDVIIAADVLYCPDTVLSLVRVLQTLSACQKDRQAPDAYIAFTIRNPETCRLFTTELGKAGISWEAAPRHNQKLFPYEEHSEMEILKLML
- the EEF2KMT gene encoding protein-lysine N-methyltransferase EEF2KMT isoform X1; this encodes MAPEESVEASRLLQSFERRFLAARALRSFPWQSLEEKLRDSGSELLLDILQKTVKHPLCVKHPPSVTYARCFLSELIRKHEAAHEEPLDELYEALAEILTAEEPTQCHRSYLLPSGDSVTLSESSAIISHGTTGLVTWNAALYLAEWAIENPAAFTHRTVLELGSGAGLTGLAICKMCHPRAYIFSDCHSLVLEQLRGNILLNGLLLESDATAPAQHPGHSTRNTESPRVTVAQLDWDIVTAPQLAAFQPDVIIAADVLYCPDTVLSLVRVLQTLSACQKDRQAPDAYIAFTIRNPETCRLFTTELGKAGISWEAAPRHNQKLFPYEEHSEMEILKLMLRLNRKPAVAVKRKPNKQAHFTKYWLEMPAYKGSLPGLLTGCWKMSLGDASVPAQLCPPQRNEDGKRREDVLEGNVNMPKPHLGTALRHLGTLGPKQSQPSPLAWTEEQD
- the EEF2KMT gene encoding protein-lysine N-methyltransferase EEF2KMT isoform X3 — protein: MAPEESVEASRLLQSFERRFLAARALRSFPWQSLEEKLRDSGSELLLDILQKTVKHPLCVKHPPSVTYARCFLSELIRKPSGDSVTLSESSAIISHGTTGLVTWNAALYLAEWAIENPAAFTHRTVLELGSGAGLTGLAICKMCHPRAYIFSDCHSLVLEQLRGNILLNGLLLESDATAPAQHPGHSTRNTESPRVTVAQLDWDIVTAPQLAAFQPDVIIAADVLYCPDTVLSLVRVLQTLSACQKDRQAPDAYIAFTIRNPETCRLFTTELGKAGISWEAAPRHNQKLFPYEEHSEMEILKLMLRLNRKPAVAVKRKPNKQAHFTKYWLEMPAYKGSLPGLLTGCWKMSLGDASVPAQLCPPQRNEDGKRREDVLEGNVNMPKPHLGTALRHLGTLGPKQSQPSPLAWTEEQD
- the EEF2KMT gene encoding protein-lysine N-methyltransferase EEF2KMT isoform X5, whose protein sequence is MAPEESVEASRLLQSFERRFLAARALRSFPWQSLEEKLRDSGSELLLDILQKTVKHPLCVKHPPSVTYARCFLSELIRKHEAAHEEPLDELYEALAEILTAEEPTQCHRSYLLPSGDSVTLSESSAIISHGTTGLVTWNAALYLAEWAIENPAAFTHRTVLELGSGAGLTGLAICKMCHPRAYIFSDCHSLVLEQLRGNILLNGLLLESDATAPAQHPGHSTRNTESPRVTVAQLDWDIVTAPQLAAFQPDVIIAADVLYCPDTVLSLVRVLQTLSACQKDRQAPDAYIAFTIRNPETCRLFTTELGKAGISWEAAPRHNQKLFPYEEHSEMEILKLMLEDTLSGFCLFFNHAAEKQGKRQPHWRQHITGDFSG
- the EEF2KMT gene encoding protein-lysine N-methyltransferase EEF2KMT isoform X9, whose translation is MAPEESVEASRLLQSFERRFLAARALRSFPWQSLEEKLRDSGSELLLDILQKTVKHPLCVKHPPSVTYARCFLSELIRKPSGDSVTLSESSAIISHGTTGLVTWNAALYLAEWAIENPAAFTHRTVLELGSGAGLTGLAICKMCHPRAYIFSDCHSLVLEQLRGNILLNGLLLESDATAPAQHPGHSTRNTESPRVTVAQLDWDIVTAPQLAAFQPDVIIAADVLYCPDTVLSLVRVLQTLSACQKDRQAPDAYIAFTIRNPETCRLFTTELGKAGISWEAAPRHNQKLFPYEEHSEMEILKLML
- the EEF2KMT gene encoding protein-lysine N-methyltransferase EEF2KMT isoform X2, which produces MDSLEEKLRDSGSELLLDILQKTVKHPLCVKHPPSVTYARCFLSELIRKHEAAHEEPLDELYEALAEILTAEEPTQCHRSYLLPSGDSVTLSESSAIISHGTTGLVTWNAALYLAEWAIENPAAFTHRTVLELGSGAGLTGLAICKMCHPRAYIFSDCHSLVLEQLRGNILLNGLLLESDATAPAQHPGHSTRNTESPRVTVAQLDWDIVTAPQLAAFQPDVIIAADVLYCPDTVLSLVRVLQTLSACQKDRQAPDAYIAFTIRNPETCRLFTTELGKAGISWEAAPRHNQKLFPYEEHSEMEILKLMLRLNRKPAVAVKRKPNKQAHFTKYWLEMPAYKGSLPGLLTGCWKMSLGDASVPAQLCPPQRNEDGKRREDVLEGNVNMPKPHLGTALRHLGTLGPKQSQPSPLAWTEEQD
- the EEF2KMT gene encoding protein-lysine N-methyltransferase EEF2KMT isoform X7; translation: MPGAFSRSSSESWIISLPVSIQPSGDSVTLSESSAIISHGTTGLVTWNAALYLAEWAIENPAAFTHRTVLELGSGAGLTGLAICKMCHPRAYIFSDCHSLVLEQLRGNILLNGLLLESDATAPAQHPGHSTRNTESPRVTVAQLDWDIVTAPQLAAFQPDVIIAADVLYCPDTVLSLVRVLQTLSACQKDRQAPDAYIAFTIRNPETCRLFTTELGKAGISWEAAPRHNQKLFPYEEHSEMEILKLMLRLNRKPAVAVKRKPNKQAHFTKYWLEMPAYKGSLPGLLTGCWKMSLGDASVPAQLCPPQRNEDGKRREDVLEGNVNMPKPHLGTALRHLGTLGPKQSQPSPLAWTEEQD
- the EEF2KMT gene encoding protein-lysine N-methyltransferase EEF2KMT isoform X6, whose translation is MAPEESVEASRLLQSFERRFLAARALRSFPWQSLEEKLRDSGSELLLDILQKTVKHPLCVKHPPSVTYARCFLSELIRKHEAAHEEPLDELYEALAEILTAEEPTQCHRSYLLPSGDSVTLSESSAIISHGTTGLVTWNAALYLAEWAIENPAAFTHRTVLELGSGAGLTGLAICKMCHPRAYIFSDCHSLVLEQLRGNILLNGLLLESDATAPAQHPGHSTRNTESPRVTVAQLDWDIVTAPQLAAFQPDVIIAADVLYCPDTVLSLVRVLQTLSACQKDRQAPDAYIAFTIRNPETCRLFTTELGKAGISWEAAPRHNQKLFPYEEHSEMEILKLMLEDTLSGFCLFFNHAAEKQADSTENQLSL